A genomic segment from Nicotiana tabacum cultivar K326 chromosome 9, ASM71507v2, whole genome shotgun sequence encodes:
- the LOC107813570 gene encoding polyprotein of EF-Ts, chloroplastic, whose protein sequence is MVPIATSNVSVTPGAVFITRKNTCLSRCNVLRKSSKQTLPTPKYNLPLSTSVKLFPHFRVGCILRPKLRGFIVSATETDVAVEEVESAATDDGSGEASEASSDASNTSEETSVRSKRTRPARKSEMPPVKNEDLIPGATFTGKVRSIQPFGAFVDFGAFTDGLVHVSRLSDSFVKDVGSIVSVGQEVTVRLVEANTETGRISLTMRESDDPSRPQQQKDAPTSSDRPRTPRKNTQRNNQRRDEVKKASKFVKGQDLEGTVKNLARSGAFISLPEGEEGFLPASEEADEAFGIIDSGSSLQVGQEVNVRVLRITRGQVTLTMKKEEAASELDSKLNQGVVHLPTNPFVLAFRSNEEISSFLDEREKEEELAEQSKEDAEEADVAADKTDVLPETTSKEEESVNAAIDGVPETIDDEDTKQNIDEEVESVSENFTPERSTSTIGQQAEASPVGDAVEPEAETGSSEQIADQISASETVAGEEVVEKLTDDAVAKNEVETQIASVTEASKETEEPSGDENGSIPSPAGQSEAPMENSRDEVSQEGAEVVESKAENTPSIEDQSSDTDAQQEEVATAAEQDRNVANSSEQNGTASSNEAAAKAISPALVKQLREETGAGMMDCKNALSETGGDIVKAQEYLRKKGLASADKKSSRATAEGRIGSYIHDSRIGVLVEVNCETDFVSRGDIFKELVDDLAMQVAAYPQVQYLVPEDVPEEIIKKEREIEMQKEDLLSKPEQIRSKIVDGRINKRLEELALLEQPYIKNDKLVVKDWVKQTIATIGENIKVKRFVRYNLGEGLEKKSQDFAAEVAAQTAAKPVASPGKEQPAVEAKETTVEPPKAAVSAALVKQLREETGAGMMDCKKALSETGGDLEKAQEYLRKKGLSTADKKSSRLAAEGRIGSYIHDSRIGVLIEVNCETDFVGRSETFKELVDDLAMQVAACPQVQFVSIDEIPESVVNKEKELEMQREDLKNKPENIREKIVEGRVSKRLGELVLLEQPFIKDDSVLVKDLVKQTVASLGENIKVRRFVRFTLGEEAKEEGIIEESAAV, encoded by the exons ATGGTTCCAATTGCAACTAGCAATGTTTCAGTTACTCCAGGAGCTGTCTTTATCACTAGAAAGAATACATGTTTATCAAGATGCAATGTTTTGCGGAAATCGAGCAAGCAAACTTTACCTACCCCAAAATATAACCTGCCTCTGTCAACATCTGTTAAATTGTTTCCCCATTTTAGAGTTGGTTGCATTTTACGACCTAAATTAAGAGGTTTCATAGTATCAGCAACTGAAACTGATGTAGCAGTGGAAGAAGTAGAATCAGCTGCTACAGATGATGGATCAGGTGAAGCCTCGGAAGCTTCATCCGATGCTTCTAACACAAGTGAAGAAACGTCTGTTCGATCTAAGCGTACAAGACCAGCTAGGAAGAGTGAGATGCCCCCTGTGAAGAATGAAGATCTTATTCCGGGTGCAACTTTTACTGGAAAGGTCAGATCGATCCAGCCATTTGGCGCTTTTGTTGATTTTGGAGCTTTTACAGATGGACTTGTGCATGTTTCTAGGTTGAGTGATAGTTTTGTAAAGGATGTCGGAAGCATTGTATCTGTTGGACAAGAGGTGACAGTGAGATTAGTTGAAGCAAACACTGAGACTGGGCGCATATCTCTCACCATGCGTGAAAGTGATGATCCTAGTAGGCCTCAGCAACAGAAAGATGCTCCAACCAGCAGTGACAGACCCCGAACTCCAAGGAAGAACACACAAAGGAACAACCAAAGGAGAGATGAGGTTAAGAAAGCCTCGAAGTTTGTCAAAGGGCAAGATCTTGAGGGCACTGTAAAAAATTTAGCCAGATCTGGTGCTTTTATATCTCTTCCTGAAGGAGAGGAAGGATTCCTGCCTGCATCAGAGGAAGCTGATGAAGCGTTTGGAATTATCGACAGTGGCTCTTCACTACAAGTAGGTCAAGAAGTTAATGTCCGTGTATTACGCATTACCAGAGGACAGGTAACTTTGactatgaaaaaagaagaagctgCTTCAGAGTTGgactcaaagctcaaccaggGTGTTGTCCATTTGCCGACAAATCCTTTTGTTTTGGCTTTCCGTAGCAATGAAGAGATCTCTTCATTTTTGGATGAGAGGGAAAAAGAGGAGGAACTAGCTGAACAATCAAAGGAAGATGCAGAGGAAGCAGATGTGGCGGCTGATAAGACGGATGTCTTGCCTGAAACTACAAGCAAAGAGGAAGAATCAGTCAATGCTGCAATTGATGGTGTTCCTGAAACTATAGATGACGAGgatacaaaacaaaacattgatgaAGAAGTGGAGTCAGTTTCTGAAAATTTTACTCCTGAAAGAAGCACATCCACCATTGGTCAGCAAGCTGAGGCGTCACCTGTTGGAGATGCTGTGGAACCTGAAGCTGAAACTGGCTCATCTGAGCAAATAGCTGATCAGATTTCTGCATCTGAAACTGTGGCTGGCGAGGAGGTCGTGGAGAAACTAACTGATGATGCAGTAGCGAAAAATGAGGTTGAAACTCAAATAGCAAGTGTCACAGAAGCTTCCAAAGAAACAGAGGAACCTAGTGGCGATGAGAATGGAAGTATACCAAGCCCAGCTGGACAATCTGAAGCTCCTATGGAGAATAGCAGGGATGAAG TAAGTCAGGAAGGTGCTGAAGTTGTGGAGAGTAAAGCTGAAAATACTCCTTCCATAGAGGACCAATCATCTGATACAGATGCTCAGCAGGAAGAGGTGGCTACCGCTGCAGAGCAAGATAGAAATGTTGCGAATTCAAGTGAGCAAAATGGGACTGCTTCATCAAATGAAGCAGCAGCAAAAG CTATTTCACCTGCTCTTGTGAAACAATTGCGTGAAGAGACAGGAGCTGGAATGATGGACTGCAAGAATGCTCTTTCAGAAACTGGAGGTGACATTGTTAAAGCACAGGAATATCTCAGGAAAAAGGGGTTGGCAAGTGCTGATAAGAAATCAAGTAGAGCTACAGCTGAAGGTAGAATTGGCTCATACATCCATGACAGCAGAATCGGTGTCCTGGTAGAGGTTAACTGCGAGACAGATTTTGTATCGCGTGGTGACATTTTCAAGGAATTAGTTGATGACTTAGCCATGCAAGTGGCTGCATACCCCCAAGTGCAGTATCTTGTTCCAGAAGATGTTCCAGAGGAGATCatcaagaaggaaagagaaatcGAGATGCAGAAGGAAGACCTATTGTCAAAACCTGAGCAGATCAGATCCAAGATCGTTGATGGGCGGATAAATAAGAGGCTTGAAGAACTGGCCTTACTGGAGCAACCTTACATCAAGAATGATAAGTTGGTGGTAAAGGACTGGGTCAAGCAGACAATTGCAACGATTGGTGAAAACATCAAAGTGAAGAGATTTGTGAGATACAACCTGGGAGAAGGTCTTGAAAAGAAGAGCCAAGACTTCGCAGCAGAGGTGGCTGCTCAAACAGCAGCTAAACCTGTCGCCTCACCAGGAAAAGAGCAACCTGCTGTTGAAGCCAAGGAGACTACTGTTGA GCCACCAAAAGCAGCAGTTTCAGCCGCTTTGGTTAAACAGCTGCGAGAAGAAACTGGAGCTGGGATGATGGATTGCAAGAAAGCTCTCTCCGAAACTGGAGGGGATCTTGAAAAGGCACAGGAATACCTCCGAAAAAAGGGTCTTTCGACTGCTGATAAAAAGTCCAGCCGACTTGCTGCTGAGGGGAGGATCGGTTCATACATTCATGACTCCCGAATTGGTGTGCTAATTGAAGTTAATTGTGAAACCGATTTTGTGGGGAGAAGTGAAACCTTTAAGGAATTGGTCGATGATTTGGCAATGCAAGTTGCAGCCTGCCCACAGGTGCAGTTTGTATCAATTGATGAGATTCCAGAAAGCGTTGTCAACAAGGAAAAGGAGTTGGAAATGCAGAGAGAAGATCTTAAGAACAAGCCTGAAAATATAAGGGAGAAGATTGTTGAGGGCAGGGTCTCGAAGAGGCTTGGAGAGCTTGTTCTTTTGGAGCAGCCTTTCATAAAAGATGACAGTGTTTTGGTGAAGGATTTGGTAAAGCAAACTGTTGCCTCCCTTGGAGAGAACATAAAAGTTAGGAGGTTCGTCCGATTTACTCTAGGAGAGGAAGCCAAGGAAGAAGGAATAATTGAAGAATCAGCTGCTGTATGA